The following coding sequences are from one Chloroherpetonaceae bacterium window:
- a CDS encoding PfkB family carbohydrate kinase produces the protein MSILVVGSLVFDTLHTPHGTADNILGGSATYITLAASHFEKPVRLVGIVGSDFNQHLPVFTSRKIDTEGLQIVEGGKTFRWGGKYHDDMNTRDSLYTELNVFAEFNPVIPSSYQETEFICLGNIDPILQRRVLEQVKKPKLIVCDTMDFWISGMLSELKDTLKLVDVLIINDSEARALSGERNLISAAKKIRAMGPKILVIKKGEHGALLFTDSSFFSAAAFPLESIFDPTGAGDTFAGGFVGYLSQCNDLSEMNLRKAVIYGSTLASFTVEKFGIERLAELTKKDVEARYNDFLRISHIAP, from the coding sequence GTGGTTCTGCCACTTATATCACCTTGGCAGCAAGTCATTTTGAAAAACCCGTGCGGCTTGTAGGGATTGTTGGATCTGATTTTAATCAACATTTACCTGTTTTTACCTCCAGAAAAATTGATACCGAAGGCTTGCAAATTGTTGAAGGCGGCAAAACCTTCCGTTGGGGCGGGAAGTATCATGATGACATGAATACCCGCGATTCACTTTATACCGAGCTCAATGTCTTTGCCGAGTTTAATCCCGTGATTCCTTCGTCTTATCAAGAAACCGAGTTTATTTGCCTTGGAAATATTGACCCTATTTTGCAACGCCGCGTTTTAGAGCAAGTGAAAAAGCCAAAACTTATTGTTTGCGATACAATGGACTTTTGGATTAGCGGCATGCTCAGTGAATTGAAAGATACTTTGAAACTCGTTGATGTTTTGATTATCAACGATAGCGAGGCAAGAGCGCTTTCGGGTGAGCGCAATCTCATCTCAGCCGCGAAGAAGATTCGTGCAATGGGTCCAAAAATTTTGGTAATTAAAAAAGGGGAGCACGGCGCACTTTTATTTACTGATTCAAGTTTCTTTTCAGCAGCGGCTTTTCCACTTGAATCAATCTTTGACCCGACTGGCGCGGGTGATACTTTTGCCGGCGGCTTTGTGGGGTATTTATCGCAGTGCAATGATCTTTCTGAAATGAATTTGCGCAAGGCGGTGATTTACGGCAGTACACTTGCAAGTTTTACCGTTGAAAAATTCGGAATTGAAAGGCTTGCAGAACTGACGAAGAAAGATGTCGAGGCGAGATACAACGATTTCCTGCGCATTTCTCACATTGCGCCTTGA